The genomic window AAAACGTAAAATATTCTTTTGTTAGATCGTATTCCACCATACTGAACATTCCCGAGTACGCAGCCCTGAATCTCAAGGGCGATTGCGGCGTCCAGGCCCTGCTTTTTATCACCCTCTGCAGGATCTGTGGTGTCCCGGCAAAGTGGCAGTCGGGCCTTTATGTCGACCCGTATTTTATCGGTTGTCACGACTGGGCCCAATTTTATGTGGAGCCTTACGGCTGGCTGTACTGCGATCCGTCCTTCGGCGGCGGTGCCATAAGAACAGGTTCTGATATGCGGCGGGATTTTTACTTCGGAAACATTGACCCCTTCAGGATGCCCGCCAACTCCGATTTCCAACAGGAATTTACGCCGAAAAAGACATTCCTGCGATCCGACCCTTACGACAACCAGGTCGGGGAGATAGAATATCTGGATGGAAATGTTTACTCCAGAGATTTTGAATCGAAAATGGAAATAATAGACATGCATGAGATATAGACTTGGAGTCGGTTCTTGTATCTTACCTCGTCAGGGCCGGTAATTTAGATATAATGAGATTTCCGGCTCTATATTTTTCCTGCCGATTCATGTAAATTATCATGCAAATTGCAAAATAAAAAACGCCATAAACAACTTTTTGACCATATAATTCAGGAAGCCAGGTATAAATATCACGAAAACATTCTTGATCCGGTACCTTTAGTCCGGGAGGATCGGGAAAGATGATCGTTACAATTGATGTAAGCGCTGCAGTTGAAGTGGTTATGGGGCGACCAGATCTACCTGTATATATCAGATGATAGCTACAATCGATGTAAGCTAGCCGTTGAAGTTGTTATTAGGCAGTCAAAACAGCTTTCTTTTTCTACAACAGATTCTCGTATTGTGATGCTCCGTAGAGAATACGCATAATTACCACTTGTTTTTCTTGTTCATCAACCAAATAGAATACAATATAATTATTTAATATGAGTTTACGGTAACCTTTACTTTTAAGAATATCATCACCTACATAGCTGCCTGAATAAGGGAAACTTTTAAGTCGCGTAATCCGCTCTTCTATTTTATCGATCAAATTATTTGCAGCCTGTTCTGCCAATAGGTTACCTGCAATATATTGATATATCTGCTCCAAATCGTTGTAAGCTACAGGCGTAAACTTTAATTTGTAGTTATTTGACATATTTGTCTCTCAGTCTTTTAAAGACTTGTTCTCCATTTAAAAGAGGAACACCGTTTGTAACTTGCATTTCCGCTTCATTTAACTTCTTATAAACATCAGCAAGTGCAAAATGTTTTTCATATGTTTCAATGCTCATAATCACTAAATCTCCATACCCATTTTTAGTAATGAAAATAGGTTCTTGTTTTTGATGGCATATTTCCGAAATTTCATTTGTATTTCTTAAATCCGTTATAGGTCTAATTTGTGGCATTAAATCAACTCCTTCAGGATTACTATGACATTATTATAATATAATTCCGTCATAATTACAACATAATTATTTCTCAACCCTACATGCATTCCGTGGCTGGGTTTTTTCGGTTTTTAATGCTTTGTTCCGGTCTGATGTAAAAACTAAGTCTTCTCCGGGAGATAGCTAAAATTAGCGATAAGCTATGCCGTCGCCGTTTTTTAGTGAAAACCTTCCGAGTATAAAAAAAAACCGTTATAAAACGGTTTTATTTCTTTGGTAGCCATAGGGGGATTCGAACCCCCGTTACCGCCGTGAGAGGGCGGCGTCCTGAACCCCTAGACGATATGGCCGTATAAAAATGGCTGCGGGACTAGGATTCGAACCTAGACAACATGATCCAGAGTCATGCGTGCTACCGTTACACAATCCCGCAACTCTTTTTTGTTTCATGCAAAGAATATATTAGCATATTTTTTTTGGGAAGTCAAGATTTTTAGTGGCATCCGCTGCAGGTGCTGCAGCTGCCGCCGCTGCAACTCCCGGTGCCGGAGGAAGTCGATCCGCCCCTGCTTATATACATAAACCCCGTAAAACGTTGGCTGGCTCTTCCGCCGCACTCGGGACAGCGGACTTTGTCTTTATCTTTGATAGAAACAAACTCGCTGAACTGAAGACCACAACTGTCGCATTTAAAATCAAAGGTCGGCATATAAATCCCTTCCTGAAAATTATTGATATTTATATATAGAATCAATGCTCCAGCGGGTTTTACCCCCTCTGAAGCAATTTTAGTATAGAGATCTCTCCGCCACCTGTTCCACTCTTAAAGAAGCGGTGTAGATCAGCTTTTATAAAAAGACGATGGTTACAATCTACCTCATATTGTATTCTTTAAATGCTTTTTCCATCTCGCGCTCGGCATCTTTCCGCTTTATGTCTTCCCGGCGGTCGTAAAGGGTTTTTCCTTTTGCCACAGCCAGTTCCACCTTCACAAGACCCCGCTCGTTAAGGTAGACCCTCAGCGGAATCAAAGTTACACCTTTTTCCTTCACAAGGCCGAAGAGGCGGTTTATTTCCCGCCGGTGCATGAGGAGCTTTCTGGTGCGCAAAGGGTCTTTATTGAAGATATTGCCCTTTTCGTAAGGGCTGATGTGCATGTTGTAAAGAAGCAGCTCTCCCTTTTCCACCCCGGCGTAGCTATCCTTCAGGTTGCCCTTCCCCGCCCTCAGAGATTTTACTTCGGTCCCGGAAAGAGCAATACCCGCCTCGTAAGTTTCCAATATATGATAATCATGCCGGGCTTTCCTATTTGTCACCAGATCCCTGGACTTTTTCTCCACTGCCATACCTCCGCTTATATTGACTGTCAAAAAATCTTTCATTCTTCCGCCATCGCCATTAAAGCAGCATAGGGCTGTTCACCAGTTGCCGAATATGTGCGATGGGTTCTTGTTTAAAAGATTTCCCATTAATTATATCATAGATTTTATGCCGCCGCAAAAGATTTACAACATCTGCTCGCATATACGCAACTTCTGCTACAGCCGCCTTTTCATTTGAATCTATTAAATCCTAGTTTGAAAGCCGTATCCGAAAGCTCCTGATACCGGGGATATTTTTTTGTGAAATCTTTATAAGCTATTTCAAATGCCGCTTCGGCGTCTCTCGAGGGTGGTACAATCAGATATGCCAGCATTTTTTTGAAATCGGCCATTACATCCGGTGAATATTTTTTAGACCGGGCTTTAGTTAGAACATCAAAGAACCGCTGCCCATCGAATACGATTTCATCTGCAAGGGCGTAAGCCTGTTCAAAATCCCCTTTCATGCAAGCGGCTGTTATGGGGGAGTAGTCCATCAGTTTTTCTTTGCTCATTTCAAAGACCTTCCTGTAACTGTCGATACTGCCGTCATAATCCCCTGCTTGCAGATAGATTCCGGCCAGTATATGATATCCCGCCGGATCCAGTTCTCCCCTTTCCATCAAAGCTTCGAAAAGACCTTCAGCTCCTTTTACATTGCCCTGCTGGAAAAGCAGTTCCGCCGAGAGCCTTTTATACCTTAAATCATCTCTTTTCCTCAACATTTTCAGGAATTCAGCGGCTTTTCCGGTATCTTTCACTCCCGGAGCCCAGAGGTAAAGCCTCGCCATTTTCTCCAGGGTTTCTTTATTATCGGGACGCTTTGCGATCTCCTGCTCGTATCTTTCGGCAGCGTGAAGAAACAGCCCTTTCATAACAAAGGTATCTCCTTCGTCCATATTTTTGCAAAAAACATATGGACCTGCCGGCGAGCCTTCATTGGAACTTTTTGATAATATCCGATCCCATGTCGAAAATCCCATGCTATCTGAAAGCAAATTGCCATCGCCATTGTAAGCTTTTATATATATAAAGCTTCCCGCACCGGGATACAGGGGGCCCAATATGTTATACGGCTTTATATCTTCAAAAGGTGATGGATTGGGCTTTAATGCCAGGAGCTCCTCCTGCGGAATCTGCCAGTAGATTTTAAGGGCCTTTTCCTTTACTTCCACTTCATTTACAGAAGATACGAATATTTTTTCCGGCTTCTTTTCCGGAGGGATGAGGAATATATCGTATCTCTTCGCCCCCGGAACCGCATCCCAGAAAAGGCTTACCTGGTTTCCCCTGCCGGCATCGTTCACTTCGGCGCCTGCATTGATCACGGGAACAATGGACAGTTCATAAAAGGAGTTTTCCGCGGACTTGCTCTTTTTAACCGAAAGGCTTGAATCCCGGGCTTTTTCTACCGGGAGTCCGATGCCGAAAACCGGGTTTTTCGGTGTATGGGGAAAATAAAAGTTACCGCCTATATCACTGTAACAGGATTCAACGGTGGGATACCGTCCGGAAAAATTTATATCATCTCCCGGGTCTGCTATGAGTATCTTCTGGCCTACCACAGGCCTGCCGTCTTCGGTAATGCGGCCAAAAACGCCTTCGCCGCCGTGCTGATTGGAAGGAGTCTTTATTCTCATAACCTGTGCTATTTTTTCGTCCAATCCCTTCTCAAGATTTTCCTGCGAGAGCTCCGCCCTTACAATCTTCATGAATTTTTGTTCCTTCAACCATGAAAACTGTGCGGGAATAAAACTCTTTGCCTTTTCATAGCAGGCCATGGCTTCATCCGTTAGTCCCTCGGCTAAAAATGCATCTCCTTTTAGATCATACAGCTCCGCCATCATTCCCTGTCCCGGCTGCCTGGATTTATTTGCATATTCGTCGACCATTTTCCGGACATCATCGTACTTTCCCCTATCAAGCAGGATCCTTAACCATATGGTAAGAGGCCATGATGCTTCTGGATTGTCGAAGTCAATGCCTTCCAGAATTCTGGCCGCACGATCGGAATCCCCCAGTTCATAGAAGCATTTTGCCTCAAGCCATGGTATATAACGCTCGATCCAGCCTTTTTTGCCACCTTCGGATAGGTCTTTTGAAAGTTGATTTAAAGTATCCAGCGCGCTCTGAATATTTTCGGAGGAATCCGGCTCCATCACCGCACGGCTATCCAGAAATGATGCCATTCCTGGTTTTTGTATTTTATCCGTGATGCCGGAAAAACGGAAAACCATGCGTCCTGGATAGGAATCCTTTTGGATCAAGAGTCCAGCTCTGTAAAACCGCTCCTCAAAAATCCTCGGACTTTGCGGAAAAAATGCTTCCAGCCTGTCATAATAGGTCATGGCCTGGGACATATCGCCATTTTTTATGTAATATCCTGCCATATCCATTATAAGGTCGTCACCTGAATAAAAAGCAACAAGGGGAAAAATAATGGAAAGCACAGTTATTAACATAAGAAAAAATAGAAATTTTATTTTTTTCGTCATATTCATCCTCTTCGTTTCATTTTTATTCCATTAAATCATGTTGCGCTAATGTACAGGCGTTTGCAGAATAAACCCGCATTTTTAAAAAAGCAAATCCGGGTTTACTTTTGCTTTCTGGTTCTTACTTTTTTTCCATGGCTTTGATAACGGCTTTCATAAATGCAGGCAAATCCGATGGTCGTCTGGAAGTGATCAGATTACCATCCACAACGACTTCCATGTCCAGATATTTCCCTCCGGCATTTTCTACGTCATCCTTTATGGCGATAACACGCGTAAGGTTCTTCCCTTTTAAAACTCCGGCAGATGCCAGCACCCATGGCCCATGGCATATGGACCATAATAAAATGTGATATCATACCTTCATAAACCAGAAATAACAGAGGCAAAAAATTGCCTGTGACATCTGACAAAAGTGAATAATTCAAGCCTGACCCCGATTATTTACCAGTTCAAAATCTATCTGTCTTTCAACCACATTCACCTTTGAGACTCTGACCCTGACCGCATCTCCGATGCGAAATACCCTGCCTGTGCGCTCGCCCCGCAGAGTGATACTCTCCTCGTCAAAGTGGTAAAAATCATCCTCCAGGTTGCTCACATGCACCAGGCCTTCCACGGTGTTTTCCAGTTCCACAAATATGCCAAAGGGGGTAACACCGGAAACAATGCCGTCATATATATTCCCAATGCGCCTTGCCATATACTCGGCAATCTTGAGGTCATTGCTCTCCCGCTCGGCTTCATCGGCTATACGTTCCCGCTCCGAAGAGATTTTTGCCACCCTGGCCACTATTTTACTCAATTTTTCCTGTCTTTTGGCATCCAATCTTCC from Biomaibacter acetigenes includes these protein-coding regions:
- a CDS encoding type II toxin-antitoxin system RelE/ParE family toxin, which translates into the protein MSNNYKLKFTPVAYNDLEQIYQYIAGNLLAEQAANNLIDKIEERITRLKSFPYSGSYVGDDILKSKGYRKLILNNYIVFYLVDEQEKQVVIMRILYGASQYENLL
- a CDS encoding type II toxin-antitoxin system prevent-host-death family antitoxin, yielding MPQIRPITDLRNTNEISEICHQKQEPIFITKNGYGDLVIMSIETYEKHFALADVYKKLNEAEMQVTNGVPLLNGEQVFKRLRDKYVK
- a CDS encoding FmdB family zinc ribbon protein produces the protein MPTFDFKCDSCGLQFSEFVSIKDKDKVRCPECGGRASQRFTGFMYISRGGSTSSGTGSCSGGSCSTCSGCH
- the smpB gene encoding SsrA-binding protein SmpB, whose amino-acid sequence is MAVEKKSRDLVTNRKARHDYHILETYEAGIALSGTEVKSLRAGKGNLKDSYAGVEKGELLLYNMHISPYEKGNIFNKDPLRTRKLLMHRREINRLFGLVKEKGVTLIPLRVYLNERGLVKVELAVAKGKTLYDRREDIKRKDAEREMEKAFKEYNMR
- a CDS encoding tetratricopeptide repeat protein, with amino-acid sequence MTKKIKFLFFLMLITVLSIIFPLVAFYSGDDLIMDMAGYYIKNGDMSQAMTYYDRLEAFFPQSPRIFEERFYRAGLLIQKDSYPGRMVFRFSGITDKIQKPGMASFLDSRAVMEPDSSENIQSALDTLNQLSKDLSEGGKKGWIERYIPWLEAKCFYELGDSDRAARILEGIDFDNPEASWPLTIWLRILLDRGKYDDVRKMVDEYANKSRQPGQGMMAELYDLKGDAFLAEGLTDEAMACYEKAKSFIPAQFSWLKEQKFMKIVRAELSQENLEKGLDEKIAQVMRIKTPSNQHGGEGVFGRITEDGRPVVGQKILIADPGDDINFSGRYPTVESCYSDIGGNFYFPHTPKNPVFGIGLPVEKARDSSLSVKKSKSAENSFYELSIVPVINAGAEVNDAGRGNQVSLFWDAVPGAKRYDIFLIPPEKKPEKIFVSSVNEVEVKEKALKIYWQIPQEELLALKPNPSPFEDIKPYNILGPLYPGAGSFIYIKAYNGDGNLLSDSMGFSTWDRILSKSSNEGSPAGPYVFCKNMDEGDTFVMKGLFLHAAERYEQEIAKRPDNKETLEKMARLYLWAPGVKDTGKAAEFLKMLRKRDDLRYKRLSAELLFQQGNVKGAEGLFEALMERGELDPAGYHILAGIYLQAGDYDGSIDSYRKVFEMSKEKLMDYSPITAACMKGDFEQAYALADEIVFDGQRFFDVLTKARSKKYSPDVMADFKKMLAYLIVPPSRDAEAAFEIAYKDFTKKYPRYQELSDTAFKLGFNRFK